The DNA segment CCCCCTGAGGGAAGTTTTGAGAGAGGATCACCTCTTGATCCTTCATCATGACAAAGCTTTTTTCATCTGAGAGATTAAGTGTATCGGAAATAAATTCTTTCATATCGATAGTAATAAAGACGGACCCAAGAAAGGCTAAGCTTAAATCGTTGGACTTTCTCATTTCTCTTGTAGAAACAAGAATCCCTTGGTCTGATAAAGGCATCCACACATTAGCCCCTTTACCAGCTTTCATTTCTTCTTTCCAATCTTGATCCACTAAATGTCTAATGGGTTCATTCCCCACAACATAAAATTCAGCAAATGTATCCTCTATTTGTATGGATGTAATATATCGTTCTTGAGAGTAATACGCATTTAAGCGTTCCATTAAAAATACTTTTGTACGATAAACGTCGTAACCGATATATTCTGAATTAATTCCTTCCATGTAGTTTTGAATCACTGGGTCCGTTGCAATTTGAAAGGATATTTGTTCAACCTTACGAAGCTCTTCATCAAGTACAGTTGAAGAGATTTTTAGAGTATTGGCAGATTCGTTATACACTTCCTTTTCATACACTGCTGTAAATACTTGAAAACTTATCACACCCATCAAACAAAAAAAGACTAATTGTAAGATGGCGATCATGAAAATCTTTTGTTTAATACTTTGAAGTTGATTGAACCCCCAGTTAATCACGCCACCACCGCTTTCAAAAGTAAAATAAAGCGCTTACATAATTAATTAGTTTAACAGATTTTCACTTTTATGTGTTGAACTTTTGGAGGTTTTTGCCCTATTCAGCAAACTTAATTAAACGTATTCTACGAGTGCTTTATTATTTCTTTACGAATTGTGATAGTATAAGAAAAGCAAATGACCGAAAGATAAGGAGATTTTTATGTTTGATGTAATCGTAATAGGGGGCGGACCTTCTGGCTTGATGGCCTCAGTCGCTGCTGCAGAGCATGGAGCCCGCGTTCTCTTAATAGATAAAGGAAATAAACTAGGCCGTAAGTTAGCCATTTCGGGTGGTGGTCGCTGTAATGTCACAAACCGAATGGAACGTAAGCAGCTAATAGAGCATATTCCTGGTAACGGGAAATTTATGCATAGTCCTTTTGCTACCTTTGATAATGAGAATATCATTGAATTCTTTGAAGGGCTAGGAATCGAGTTAAAAGAGGAAGACCGGGGACGGATGTTTCCGATTAATGACAAGGCGCAAACTGTTGTTGATACGTTGTTGCGTCGGATTCGGAAACTAAATGTAACCATCTGGACAGACTCAGCAGTGAAAACCATTGATTATAAAGATGGTCATGTACATGCTGTAAAGTTATTGGATGGTCAGGTTCTTGAAACACGTTCGATCATCGTTGCAACTGGAGGCAAATCGGTGCCCCATACGGGATCAACAGGAGATGGGTATCCTTGGGCCCAAAAGGCTGGACATACGATTACTGAACTCTATCCAACCGAGGTACCAATCACATCACAAGATCCATTCATAAAGGGTAAAGTCCTTCAGGGTCTCTCTGTTCGTGAAATAGAGCTATCTGTCATTAATCCAAAAGGAAAAATAATTAAAACCCATGAAGGCGATATGATCTTTACTCACTTTGGTGTATCTGGTCCAGCAGCCTTGCGCTGTAGTCAATATGTGGTTAAAGCGTTAAAGAAATTTGACGTGCCATCGATTGAACTGCGTCTTGATTTGTTTCCTGCAAAATCCAGTGAAGACCTTTTTCAAGAACTGTGGAAGCTCGTGAAGGCAGAACCGAAAAAGCAATTAAAGAATGTTCTAAAAGGTGTTACACAGGAACGAATGCTATTGTATTTGTATGAGCTTCATTCCATTAACGCCGAAGCAACATGTGCGAACATCTCTCATGAAGTCTTGCGTCAGCTTGCAAATACGATGAAGCAGTTTTCTATCCAAGCAACCGGTACACTCTCCATCGAAAAAGCTTTTGTAACGGGCGGCGGGGTGTCCGTTAAGGAAATTGAACCAAAAACCATGCACTCTAAAAAAGCAGAAGGACTCTACTTCTGTGGAGAAGTGCTTGATATTCACGGCTACACAGGTGGGTACAACATTACCTGTGCCTTCTCAACAGGCTACACAGCAGGAAAATCAGCTGCAGAACGAGAGTAAAAACAACCTAAAGATAGAGGATAAGATCTGAAAGGGAGATACGATCCACTATTATATGAGTGAATATATCAAGATTCATTCATAATTAAAACTAATAGAAAAAGACAAATGATTTCTTCAAATCATTTGTCTTTCTTTTTTCTATCTAATTAGCGGAAGGAGAACCCGAGACTCCTACGGAACAGAACGCGGTGAAGACACTGTAGCGGATTCATTCCGCTATTCTACTTCCCCACTCCTATTTCCGATTAACGTCTTGGAATGTTACCCTACAACAATATTGACTAACTTCCCTGGTACAGCAATCACTTTTCGAACTTGTTTGTCAGCAATCGCCTGTTCAACGGTCTCATCTGCACGGGCAAGCTCTTCCATTTGCTCACGTGTTGCATCCGCTGGAATAACAAGCTTTGTTTTTAGCTTTCCATTCACTTGAACAACGATTTCGATTTCGTTCTCTACAAGCTTCGACTCATCAAATGTTGGCCATGCTTCATACGTAATCGTATCCGTGTGACCTAGCTTCGACCAAAGCTCCTCGGCTAAGTGAGGCGCAATTGGAGAAAGGATTTTCACAAACCCTTCCATTTGATCTTTAGGTAAGACCTCTTGTTTATAAGCCTCATTAATGTAGACCATCATTTGAGAGATTCCTACGTTAAAGCGAAGCTCCGTAAAGTCCTCTGTAACCTTTTTAATCGTTTGATGATACACACGTGTTAACGTTTCAGATCCTTCGGCTTCGCGAATCACTGGACTTAAGTCTCCAGATACTTCTTCAATGAACAATCTCCAGATCCGTTCAAGGAAACGACGTGAACCATCTAATCCGTTCGTTGACCAAGCAATGGTCCCATCAAGTGGCCCCATAAACATTTCATATAAACGTAATGTGTCCGCTCCATGTGATTTGATAACATCATCCGGATTCACAACATTTCCTTTTGACTTACTCATCTTCTCGTTGTTCTCTCCTAGAATCATCCCTTGGTTATATAAACGCTGAAATGGTTCTTTTGTAGGAACAGCACCGATATCATACAAGAATTTATGCCAGAAGCGCGCATACAATAAGTGAAGAACAGCGTGCTCTTGACCACCAATGTACATATCTACTGGTAACCATTCCTTTAAGATCTCAGGATCAGCTAGTGCTTCTGAGTTATCTGGATCAAGATAACGAAGGTAATACCAGCAGCTACCTGCCCATTGCGGCATCGTATTTGTTTCTCTACGGCCTTTCATGCCAGTATTCGGATCTGTTACTTCTAACCATTCTGTTGCATTCGCAAGTGGTGACTCACCCGCTCCAGACGGCTTAATCTCTTCCATTTCAGGTAGTACGAGTGGAAGCTGATCTTCAGGAACCGTTGTTGAGGTACCATCTTCCCAATGAATAATCGGAATGGGTTCTCCCCAGTAACGTTGACGGCTGAACAGCCAGTCGCGAAGACGATACGTGACCTTTTTAGTCCCTACTTCTTTTTCTTCTAGCCAAGCAATTGCTTTTTGAATCGCTTCTTCTTTTCCTAGTCCATCAAGGAAATCAGAGTTTACATGCTCCCCGTCTCCTGTATACGCTTCTGTATCGATGTTTCCACCGGCAACGACTTCACGAATTGGTAAAGAGAAGGCTGTGGCAAATTCAAAATCACGCTCATCATGAGCAGGTACAGCCATAATCGCACCCGTACCATAGCTTACTAACACATAATCAGCAATCCAGACAGGAATCTTTTCTCCATTGATTGGATTAATCGCATAGGCTCCTGTGAACGCGCCTGATTTCTCTTTAGAAAGCTCTGTACGCTCAAGATCACTTTTCGTTGCGACTTTCTTTTGATACGCTTCAATCTCGTCCTTTTGATCAGCTGTTGTGATCGTTGAAACAAGCTTATGCTCTGGTGCTAAGACCATATAGGTTGCACCGAATAACGTATCAGGACGTGTCGTAAACACAGAAATCACATCATCAAAGCCATCGATTGCAAAGTCAACCTCAGCCCCTTCAGAACGGCCAATCCAGTTACGCTGCATATCTTTTAAGTTTTCAGGCCAATCAAGATCATCTAAGTCTTCAAGTAAGCGGTCCGCATACTTTGTAATACGCAGTACCCACTGTCTCATTGGACGACGCTCTACAGGGTGTCCCCCGCGCTCACTGACTCCATCAACAATCTCTTCATTCGCTAGAACTGTTCCGAGTGCAGGGCACCAATTTACAGCCACTTCATCAACATAAGCTAGACCTTTTTCATACAATTTAATGAAGATCCACTGTGTCCATTTATAGTAATTAGGATCCGTTGTATCAACTTCACGATCCCAATCGTAGGAGAATCCAAGCTCCTTAATTTGTCTACGGAACGTGTTAATGTTTAGTTGAGTAAATGCTGCTGGAGCATTTCCTGTATCAATTGCATATTGCTCTGCTGGAAGTCCAAACGCATCCCAACCCATTGGATGCATCACTTCATAGCCCTGCATCCGTTTCATTCTTGATAAGATATCAGTTGCTGTCATCCCCTCTGGATGACCAACATGAAGCCCCGCACCTGATGGATAAGGGAACATATCTAACGCGTAATATTTTGGCTTATCACTCTTAGTGTTTGTTTTAAATGTTTTATTTTCTTCCCAGTGTGCTTGCCACTTTGGTTCGATCTTATTATGTGAAAAAGACATCGTACTTCCTCCTGTAATGGTTTATGGTCCAGTCCGTTGTAATCATGAGTCCGTTTGCATCAACACAAAAAACTCCCGTCCCTAATAACATGTTGCATTATCAGGGACGAGAGTTAGCATCTATGCTTATCCCGCGGTACCACCCAGATTAACAGAGACTTATCCTCTGTTCACTCTTTACACAAATAACGGTCGTGACCCGTTGAAGGCTACTCCAATTCACCCTCAAGACTCGGAGGCGAGTTCGATGGAACTGTTCAATTGGCTTGCACCTTCCGCCAACTCTCTGTATTCCCAGATATCATCTACTAGTCCTCGTTAACATCAACATCTCATATGAACTTATTAGTATTGTATGAAGTTGTACCCACTCTGTCAAGCGACCGCTCAGAATGTTTACAAATCGGGCGCCTGGCTCGTTTGTTCCATTTGCCTTTTCAGCGGTTTGTCATAGACGATAAGAAATGGAATCGCTACAATCAGCATACCTACTAACACGTAAAATAATACATAAATCGAATACACATCAACGATAAACCCTCCAAAAACAGGGCCTACCATTCGCCCAACCATGCCTACGCTATTCACGAGCCCTTGATAAAAGCCTTCTCTTCCTTTAGGTGCTAACCGACTTGCAACCGTTGGAACAGCTGGCCAAATAAACATTTCGCCGAACGTTAAGATGATCATCGCTACCATGAAGATCGCAAACTGTTCTGCTTGTGTTAAGACGAGGAAAGAAAGGATAAATAAAAGGGCACCAGCAATCATTTGCGCTTTGATTTTTTGAAGCCACTTACGAATAACTAAAGCAAGCAGAGGCTGAGCACAAACAATCATGAGCCCGTTCACTGTCCAAAACAAACTGTATGAACCGAGTGATATGCCAAGATTTCGCGTGTGTACAGAAATGTTTGCCTGCCATTGCGTAAACCCAATCCAACAAATGACAAACGCAATGCTAAGTAAAATAAGTGCATGTATCCGGTAATGTACACGAAACGGAATCTTTTCTCGTGTTTCTTTTACCTGTGCCTTTTCTCTGCGTGCTTCGAGACCTCTGAAGGCGAAAATAACAAAGATAAATAAAACCACGTGCATAACCGCATTTGCCCGAAACACATTCGTTAATTCATTTTGTGCAATGATCCCAATACACGCTGTTCCAATGGCCACTCCAACATTAAGAGAAACATAAATAGCGTTAAACGGACGACGACCGCCCTCTGGCCAAAGTAATCCTGCTAATGCATAAATAGTAGGGATCATCATTCCAGATCCAAACCCTATTCCCATTAATAAAAACATATAATAGTAGAAGCTATGTTGAAACGCCAGTAAACAAGCACTACCTGTAGCAATGCTTAGTGCGATGAGCAACGTGCGATAGGAACCAATCGCATCAAACAATCTCCCGCCAACTAGATTTCCACATGCCCCTGCTGCAGAGTTTAATAGTAAGATAAAACCAGCAACCGTCAGTGATTTTCCTAACTCCTCATGAATAATTATGGCATTTAAAGGCCACAAAAAAGAAGAACCCGTGATACTCATGGTCATCGTAATTAATAAAATCCAAATTGATCTTGGCAACCTACTCTACTCCCCTTACCGGTAACTCCCACTTCAATCGTAATCCTATGGCAAGTAGATAAGAAAAGCAATTCATTTTTCATTAAAATTGATTGCTACTTTTTTATTCATTGGCTCTTACGAATTTCACGTGATAAAATGGAGGATAAAAATAAGCATATTTTATATCAACTTGTTTTACAGGAAGGTAGATTTGATGAATTCAGCAACTGATTCGATTCCTAGTCACTTTATAGATAAACGATATTATACATGGAGTGCTCATCTCCGTGACCACTTTGGAACGAAAGTGTTTAAAGTTCCACTTGATGCAGGGTTTGACTGTCCGAACCGCGATGGACAGGTTGCTCATGGTGGATGTACATTTTGTAGTGTACGAGGATCTGGAGATTTTGCGGGGGACCGTAGTGATGACCTAGTCACCCAGTTCCACACAATTAAAGAGCGGATGCACAAGAAGTGGAAAACAGGTAAATATATTGGCTACTTTCAAGCCTACACAAATACATATGCACCTGTTGAAACGTTAAGAAATTACTACGAGGTTATTCTAAAACAAGAAGGTGTTGTCGGGCTCTCAATCGCAACGAGACCAGATTGCCTGCCTGATGATGTTGTAGAATATCTTGCCGAACTAAATCAACGTACGTACTTGTGGGTAGAGCTAGGGCTTCAGACCGTTCACGAGCGTACAGCAAATATTATTAACCGAGCTCATGATTACGAATGCTACAAAGAAGGCGTAGCAAAGCTTCGCAAACACGGCATTCGAGTCTGCTCACACATCATCAACGGATTACCTTTAGAAACACCTGAGATGATGCTTGAAACAGCAAAAGAAGTAGCTAAGCTAGATGTTCAAGGTATTAAAATCCACCTGCTCCATTTATTAAAGAAAACAGGCATGGTTAAGCAGTATGAAAAAGGGCTTGTTGATCTAATGGATATCGATGAGTATGTGAAGTTAGTGGCCGACCAACTAGAAGTGATTCCTGAAGATATGATTGTTCACCGATTAACTGGTGACGGTCCTCCCGAACTTCTAATCGGCCCAATGTGGAGTATGAACAAGTGGGATGTACTCAACAGTATTGAAAAAGAATTAAAGGATCGTGGAACCTGGCAAGGATCTCACTACCAGGCGGAGGCTTCTACTAAATGAAACTAAAAGGGATTCTCCCCTTCGCCAGAATTTTATTGGAACAAGCACTAGAACCTGGAGATACAGCTGTAGACGCAACAGCCGGTAATGGTCACGATAGCTGCTATTTAGCTGGACTTGTTGGGGAAACCGGTCAGGTGTATAGCTTTGATGTTCAAGAACAAGCCATTCAAGCAACTCGGGAACGACTAAGTAAGCAAGGCCTTCTCGAACGCGTTTATCTGCATCACACCGGCCATGAACAGGCTGTTGAACACATCGAGACCGAACATTTGTCATCCTTAAAAGCAGCCATTTTCAACTTAGGCTATCTTCCTGGTGGTGACAAACAAATTACCACCCTAGCCAACACAACGATCGAAGCTATCACTCGATTGTTTGAGGCTATGCAAGCTGGTGGAATCATTGTACTTGTAATTTATCATGGTCATCCTGAGGGTGCGATTGAAAAAGATCAGGTTTTGGAATTTGTGGAACAATTCCCACAAGACAAAGCACATGTTTTGCGGTATGGTTTTATTAATCAAAAAAATGCTCCACCCTTTATTATAGCAATAGAAAAACGCTAACTATATTGAAAGGCAGTGAAGAAACGTGTCCATTTTAGATAACATTCTTGAATTTAACAAGCAATTCGTCGAAGAAAAAGAGTATGAAAACTATCAAACTACGAAGTTCCCAAACAAAAAAATAGTGATCCTTACTTGTATGGATGCACGTCTCGCTGAGCTACTTCCTCGTTCCATGAACGTTGGACAGGGTGACGCAAAAATTATCCGTAATGCAGGAGCCGTTATTTCTCATCCATTTGGAAGTATTATGAGAAGTATTTTACTTGCAGTGTACGAGCTTCAAGCTGAAGAAGTAATGATTATTGGTCACCACATGTGCGGGATGGCCGGTCTTGAATCTGAAAGCTTCCTTAAAAAGGCAGAAGAACGCGGCGTTGATCTAAAAACAATCGACACGCTTGATTATGCAGGTGTTGATATTAAACAATTCTTAACTGGATTTGGCAATGTTGAAGAAAGTGTCAATCATAGCGTAGGAATCGTTGAAAATCACCCTCTTATGCCAAAAGAAGTACCTGTTCACGGACTTGTTATCCATCCTGAAACAGGAAAGCTTGAGTTGCTTAAACGTGGCGAAGCTAGATAAATGATGAACCCCCTCAACCTGTTGGTGAAGGGGGGTTTTTCATTTCTTATTCAATATGTTGGTCCTCCTTCTATCATTTCAATTATGCTCTCTAACGTTTCACTTCTCCTCCTATCGTTTCACTTCACTTCTTTTCGAAAAAAAAGCAGACATAACAATGTCTGCTCATTAAGGAAACATTAAATTCACAAAGCTCACAGCATGACGGAACACTTCGTCTCGCTCTGGCTCGTTAAAAATTTCGTGATAGAGTCCATCCCATTCTTTATAGCTTTTGTGGGTAAGAACCAGGTGGTTAAACCATTCTTGTGTTGCCTGTTTATCAACAAGAAAATCCTCTCCTGCCTGAAGTACAAGTAAGGGGATGTTCGGGAATTTTTCGGGATATCTTCTTGTGAGTCGCATCGTTTTTTCAAGTTCCTGGTACCACCTTGCTGACACCTTACTCACCTTTAAGGGGTCGGTTAAATACGCTTCAACAACCTCTTGATTTCGGGTTGCTCGATCAGAGCGGATCCCTGAATTTACACTAAAGGTTGGCGCCACATGCTGCAATACTTTTGAGGCAGCCTTTTTTACTTTTGGTAGTGGATGACTCAAGTCCAAGCACGGAGAGGAAAGAATCACACCATAGATTAGTGAGTTATCTCGTTCCATTACGGTGCGGATGGAGATTAATCCTCCCATACTATGCCCTAAAAGAAGGATTGGAAGTTTTTTTTCCCTTGCTGCATCAAGCCATTCCTCAACAGCATCTAAGTATTGCCCGAAGGACTGAATATGACCGCGTCGGCCTCTTGTCTTCCCTTGTCCAGGCAGATCACCCATAATGACATCAAAGCCATGCTCGTTCCACTTTTTCGCTAACCATTCATAACGTCCATGATGTTCACCTGCGCCATGAACCATCACAACGACACCTCTAGGCTCAGTTACTTCCCATTTCCACACAACCATCAGCTCCTTGCTACCACATAAGTCCTCGTTGATTTTTACCTTCGTATCGAATTAGGTTAAGATTAAGTATAGCGTTTTTTTAAAGAGACGGAAAGGATGAGCCTACATGATTTATTCATATCAGAACAAAAAACCTCGTATTTCTGAAAGTGCTTTTATAGCTGACTATGTCACCATTTCCGGTGATGTCGAGATAGGAGATGAATCGAGTGTTTGGTTTCAAACAGTCATTCGTGGTGATGTTTCACCCACACGCATTGGAAAGCGAGTGAATATCCAAGACCAATCCATGCTACACCAAAGTCCTGCTTATCCTCTGATTATTGAGGACGATGTCACAGTGGGACATCAAGCCATGCTTCATAGCTGTACGATTCGTGAAAAAGCACTAATTGGGATGGGCTCTATTATTTTGGATGGTGCGGAGATTGGAGAAGGAGCGTTTATTGGAGCTGGAAGTCTAGTTCCTCAAGGTAAACATATTCCTGCAAACACACTTGCGTATGGACGTCCTGCCAAAGTCGTTCGCGAGCTGACCGAAGAAGATCGTGCAGATATGGAGCGAATTCGCTCAGAGTACGTGGAAAAAGGCCAATATTATAAACGTCTTCAATCAGAGAATAACAAATGATTCTAGCTATGTGTATTCATAAAAAAAACAAGCCGCGTCCAATTAGATGCGGCTTGTTTTAGTCATTATCCTACTTTTACACTAGATTGTTCTTTAAGAATAGCAGCTTTGTCCGTTTCTTCCCATGGCAAGCTCACATCTGTACGACCAAAGTGACCGTATGCAGCTGTTTGCTTGTAGATTGGACGACGTAGATCGAGCATACGAATGATGCCAGCTGGACGTAGATCAAAGTTTTTGCGAACAAGAGACACAAGCTCTTCTTCGGATACTTTACCTGTTCCAAATGTATCTACAGAAATAGATACAGGCTGAGCCACACCAATTGCATACGCAAGCTGAACTTCTGACTTATCGGCAAGACCTGCTGCAACAATGTTTTTCGCTACATAACGAGCAGCATATGCACCAGAGCGGTCTACTTTTGTTGCATCTTTACCAGAGAATGCGCCTCCACCATGACGTGCATAGCCGCCATACGTATCAACGATAATCTTACGTCCTGTTAAACCAGCGTCCCCTTGTGGTCCGCCGATAACAAAACGTCCAGTTGGGTTAATGAAGTATTTTGTCTCTTCATCAATTAATTCAGCTGGTACCACATGTTTAATTACATGTGTTTTTAAATCATGCTGGATTTGCTCAAGTGTTGCTTCCGGTGCATGCTGAGTTGAAATAACAATCGTATCAACACGAGCAGGCTTCCCTTGCTCATCATACTCAACAGTTACTTGTGTTTTAGCATCTGGGCGAAGGTAATCAAGGATTTCTTCCTTACGTACTTCTGCCACACGACGTGCAAGCTTGTGGCTTAAAGAGATCGGTAGAGGCATTAATTCTTTGGTTTCATTTGTAGCATAACCAAACATAAGTCCTTGGTCTCCTGCTCCAATCGCTTCGATTTCCGCTTCAGTCATTTGTCCTTCACGGGCCTCTAATGCTTTGTCCACACCTTGTGCGATATCAGCTGACTGCTCATCAATGGAAACAAGGACTGCACATGTTTCTGCGTCAAATCCGTATTTAGCACGTGTATAGCCGATGCCTTTAATTGTGTCACGCACTACACGTGGAATATCCACATATGTACTCGTTGTAATTTCTCCAGCAACTAAAACCATTCCTGTTGTAACAGAAGTTTCGCACGCCACACGAGCATTCGGATCTTTCTTTAAGATTTCATCTAAAATCGCATCAGAAATTTGGTCACAAATTTTATCAGGATGTCCCTCTGTTACCGATTCTGACGTGAATAATCGTCTACTTCTAAGTTCTGTCATGTTAAACATCACCCTTCCAATTAAGTCTAAGCTTCTCTTATCAGCCTAATTACAGGTTGAGATTAAATATACACAATAAAAAACCCTTCTCCTCTATATTGAGGAAAAGGGTTGAAATGTTGTCCTTTAACCTCTTATCGTTCAAGGCAATTGCCTTGCAGGTTAGCACCTTTCTACTTTTTCTAAAGTAGTGGTTGCTGGGCTTCACTGGGCCTGTCCCTCCGCCGGCTCTCCGATAAGATCCGTTCGCCATGAAGTATATATCATTCCTCCTTGAAAGTCAATGTATTCAAGGGTCTCGCGTCTTACAGTTGTGCTTTACAAAGGATAAACACAAAAAGTATAGACTATTAATTTTAATGTGTTATACTAATTAAACATTATCCCGAATATACGCTAACTAATAGAGAGGAGTATCACATAATGAACATACTGAATACAGCTACTACACTTGAGGACCTCTTATCTCAATCTACAGTAAAACATGATCTTTCTGTTTCTCGTTTAGTAAGTAAAGCACTGCAAAATAAAGAGGGTATGCTCACTGAAAACGGTGCTCTTAGCGTCAAGACTGGTACATACACTGGTCGCTCCCCTAAAGACAAATTCATCGTTAGAGAAGATTCTGTTGAAACACATATTAACTGGGGGGCTGTTAATCAACCGATCTCTCAGAAAACGTTTAACGCTCTTTATGATAAAGTTCTAACTCACTTAAGTGAAAAAGAAGAGATCTTCGCAACTCATGGATTTGCTGGAGCAGATACTACGTACCGTCTGCCTATACAAATCGTTAATGAATTTGCATGGCATCAGCTTTTTGCTAAACAATTGTTTATCAGATCGGATGAAACTCCTGATAACTCTTGGCAGGAGCCTTTTACCATTATTTCAGCTCCTACATTCAAAGCAGACCCCGACACAGATGGAACGCGCACAGAAGCGTTTGTTATCATTTCTTTTGAGAAA comes from the Alkalihalobacillus sp. FSL W8-0930 genome and includes:
- the metK gene encoding methionine adenosyltransferase, coding for MTELRSRRLFTSESVTEGHPDKICDQISDAILDEILKKDPNARVACETSVTTGMVLVAGEITTSTYVDIPRVVRDTIKGIGYTRAKYGFDAETCAVLVSIDEQSADIAQGVDKALEAREGQMTEAEIEAIGAGDQGLMFGYATNETKELMPLPISLSHKLARRVAEVRKEEILDYLRPDAKTQVTVEYDEQGKPARVDTIVISTQHAPEATLEQIQHDLKTHVIKHVVPAELIDEETKYFINPTGRFVIGGPQGDAGLTGRKIIVDTYGGYARHGGGAFSGKDATKVDRSGAYAARYVAKNIVAAGLADKSEVQLAYAIGVAQPVSISVDTFGTGKVSEEELVSLVRKNFDLRPAGIIRMLDLRRPIYKQTAAYGHFGRTDVSLPWEETDKAAILKEQSSVKVG